The following coding sequences lie in one Arachis hypogaea cultivar Tifrunner chromosome 9, arahy.Tifrunner.gnm2.J5K5, whole genome shotgun sequence genomic window:
- the LOC140175004 gene encoding uncharacterized protein — protein MEAMCHKEPSAVVHFETMPAYQGDDLVGDIRVLHRVFWSYYHCIRAFRHCKPIVQVDGTHLYGKYKGCLLVAVSQDGNNNIVPIVFAIVEGETSDAWHFFLSNLRQHVVTRDGVGLISDRHESINAAVERSNGAWSPPRAFHMFCIRHIESNFLRKFKAPYLQKLVVNIGYSRTVREYEVRYQRLRERGEAYTNWLN, from the exons ATGGAGGCCATGTGTCACAAGGAGCCATCTGCTGTCgtccattttgagactatgcctgcatatcaaggcGATGACTTGGTGGGTGATATTCGGGTACTACATCGTGTATTTTGGAGTTATTACCATTGTATTAGGgcattcagacattgtaagccGATTGTCCAGGTGGATGGGACTCACTTGTACGGAAAGTATAAGGGTTGTTTGCTTGTGGCAGTTTCACAGGATGGCAACAACAATATCGTCCCGATTGTGTTTGCTattgtggagggagagacttctgatgctTGGCATTTTTTCCTTAGTAACCTGCGTCAACATGTTGTAACCCGAGATGGTGTCGGTCTAATATCGGATAGGCACGAGTCCATCAATGCAGCTGTGGAACGCAGTAACGGAGCTTGGTCACCTCCTAGAGCTTTTCATatgttttgcatcaggcatatagagtcgAATTTTCTGAGAAAGTTCAAGGCCCCGTACCTCCAAAAATTGGTCGTCAACATCG GATATTCAAGGACGGTGCGGGAGTACGAAGTGCGTTACCAGCGGTTACGGGAACGTGGCGAAGCGTACACAAACTGGTTAAACTGA
- the LOC112711736 gene encoding protein argonaute 10, whose amino-acid sequence MPVRQMKESSEQHIVIKPHSQNHMNKAPKAAQNGKGPPPPPPSQENHQHHNNNHHHHHNHQSSPQPRNKGRRRGRGGRKSDQGEILMRPSCRPCTAGAAPPPVTANGINSNNVENGCKISGGGGDITDMGFPTSSKSLSFARRPGYGQVGTKCIVKANHFFAELPDKDLNQYDVTISPEVSSRAVNRSIIAELVRLYKESDLGMRLPAYDGRKSLYTAGQLPFAWREFKIKLLDDNDDGVNGPKREREYRVVIKFVARANLHHLGQFLAGKRADAPQEALQILDIVLRELSTKRYCPIGRSFFSPDIRTPQRLGEGLESWCGFYQSIRPTQMGLSLNIDMASAAFIEPLPVVEFVGQLLGKDVLSRPLSDADRIKIKKALRGVKVEVTHRGSVRRKYRVSGLTSQPTRELVFPVDENSTMKSVVEYFQEMYGFTIQYTHLPCLQVGNQKKANYLPMEACKIVEGQRYTKRLNEKQITALLKVTCQRPRDRENDILRTVQHNSYNEDPYAKEFGLKISEKLASVEARILPAPWLKYHESGKEKNCLPQVGQWNMMNKKMINGMTVSRWACINFSRSVQDSVARTFCHELAQMCQVSGMEFNPEPVIPIYNAKPEQVEKALKHVYHVSTNKTKGKELELLLAILPDNNGSLYGDLKRICETDLGLISQCCLTKHVFKITKQYLANVSLKINVKMGGRNTVLLDAVSCRIPLVSDIPTIIFGADVTHPENGEDSSPSIAAVVASQDWPEVTKYAGLVCAQAHRQELIQDLYKTWHDPVRGTVSGGMIRDLLVSFRKATGQKPLRIIFYRDGVSEGQFYQVLLYELDAIRKACASLEPNYQPPVTFIVVQKRHHTRLFANNHRDRSSTDKSGNIMPGTVVDSKICHPTEFDFYLCSHAGIQGTSRPAHYHVLWDENNFTADGIQSLTNNLCYTYARCTRSVSVVPPAYYAHLAAFRARFYMEPDMQENDSTGGGNGGGRGGSKGTRAAGECGVKPLPALKENVKRVMFYC is encoded by the exons ATGCCAGTGAGGCAGATGAAAGAAAGCTCTGAGCAACACATTGTGATTAAACCCCATTCTCAGAACCACATGAATAAGGCACCAAAAGCTGCACAAAATGGAAAaggaccaccaccaccaccaccatcacaagAGAACCACCAGCaccacaacaacaaccaccaccaccaccacaaccaccagTCATCACCTCAACCAAGAAACAAAGGGAGAAGAAGGGGCAGAGGTGGGAGAAAATCTGATCAAGGAGAGATTTTGATGAGACCAAGTTGCAGGCCCTGCACTGCTGGTGCTGCTCCTCCTCCTGTGACAGCAAATGGGATTAATAGTAATAATGTTGAGAATGGCTGCAAGatcagtggtggtggtggtgacatAACAGACATGGGTTTTCCCACTTCAAGCAAATCCTTGAGCTTTGCTCGCAGGCCTGGCTATGGACAAGTTGGGACAAAATGCATTGTCAAGGCTAATCACTTCTTTGCTGAGCTACCGGACAAGGACTTGAACCAATATGAT GTAACAATTAGCCCAGAAGTGAGTTCAAGAGCAGTAAATCGGTCCATAATAGCAGAACTTGTGAGGCTTTACAAAGAGTCTGATTTGGGGATGAGGCTTCCTGCTTATGATGGCAGGAAAAGTCTGTACACTGCTGGCCAGCTTCCCTTTGCCTGGAGAGAATTTAAGATAAAGCTtcttgatgataatgatgatggagTTAATGGCCCCAA AAGGGAAAGGGAATATAGGGTGGTGATCAAGTTTGTTGCTCGTGCAAACTTGCATCACTTGGGCCAGTTTCTAGCCGGCAAGCGAGCTGATGCACCACAGGAGGCACTTCAGATTCTTGATATTGTACTGAGAGAGCTATCAACTAAGAG GTACTGCCCCATTGGGAGGTCCTTCTTTTCACCTGATATTAGAACACCTCAACGGCTTGGAGAGGGGTTGGAATCATGGTGTGGATTCTACCAGAGCATAAGGCCTACTCAGATGGGCCTTTCCCTCAATATTG ACATGGCTTCTGCTGCATTCATTGAGCCTCTTCCAGTAGTAGAATTTGTTGGCCAACTATTAGGGAAAGATGTTCTTTCAAGGCCACTGTCGGATGCTGATCGCATTAAG ATTAAGAAAGCCCTTAGAGGAGTAAAGGTTGAAGTAACACACAGAGGAAGTGTAAGAAGGAAATATCGCGTTTCAGGATTGACTTCTCAACCAACAAGAGAACTTGT GTTCCCTGTTGATGAGAACTCAACTATGAAGTCAGTGGTTGAATACTTTCAAGAGATGTATGGTTTCACTATTCAATACACTCACCTTCCTTGCCTTCAAGTAGGAAATCAAAAGAAGGCAAACTACTTACCCATGGAG GCCTGTAAAATTGTGGAAGGGCAAAGGTATACAAAAAGATTGAATGAGAAGCAAATTACTGCACTGCTCAAAGTTACTTGCCAGAGACCGCGCGATCGCGAAAATGACATCTTAAGG ACGGTGCAACATAATTCTTATAATGAAGATCCTTATGCAAAGGAATTTGGTCTTAAAATCAGTGAAAAGCTAGCTTCTGTTGAAGCACGAATTCTTCCTGCCCCTTGG CTTAAATAccatgaaagtgggaaagaaaagAATTGTTTACCCCAAGTTGGTCAGTGGAACATGATGAACAAG AAAATGATTAATGGAATGACTGTTAGCCGGTGGGCGTGCATTAACTTTTCGCGGAGCGtgcaagatagtgttgctcgcaCATTTTGTCATGAGCTTGCTCAAATGTGTCAAGTGTCTGGCATG GAATTCAATCCAGAGCCTGTCATTCCCATCTACAATGCCAAGCCAGAGCAGGTAGAGAAAGCTTTAAAGCATGTTTATCATGTGTCGACGAACAAAACTAAAGGGAAAGAGTTGGAGCTTTTGTTAGCAATATTGCCTGACAACAATGGATCTCTATATG GTGATCTCAAGCGTATTTGTGAAACTGACCTTGGTTTAATTTCACAATGCTGTCTGACAAAACATGTCTTCAAGATCACCAAACAGTACTTGGCAAATGTATCTCTAAAGATCAATGTTAAG ATGGGAGGTAGAAACACTGTTCTTCTAGATGCTGTAAGCTGCAGAATACCGTTGGTTAGTGACATACCAACCATAATATTCGGAGCAGATGTTACTCACCCTGAAAATGGAGAAGACTCTAGCCCTTCAATAGCTGCT GTAGTAGCATCCCAGGACTGGCCTGAAGTGACAAAATATGCTGGTTTAGTGTGTGCTCAAGCTCATAGACAGGAGCTTATACAAGATTTGTACAAAACTTGGCACGATCCTGTTCGTGGCACAGTCAGCGGTGGCATGATCCG AGATTTGTTGGTTTCTTTTAGAAAGGCAACAGGGCAAAAGCCACTAAGGATTATATTTTACAG GGATGGTGTAAGTGAAGGACAATTTTACCAAGTTCTCCTTTATGAATTAGATGCAATCCGGAAG GCCTGTGCTTCCTTAGAACCAAACTATCAGCCTCCGGTAACTTTCATAGTTGTACAAAAACGACATCATACACGGTTATTCGCTAACAACCACCGGGACAGGAGCAGTACAGATAAGAGTGGGAATATAATGCCTG GGACTGTTGTTGATTCTAAAATATGTCATCCAACAGAATTTGATTTCTATCTATGCAGTCATGCTGGCATCCAG GGTACAAGTAGGCCTGCCCATTATCATGTTCTGTGGGATGAAAACAACTTCACAGCAGATGGAATTCAATCTTTGACAAACAATCTGTGTTACACATATGCTAGGTGTACTCGATCTGTATCAGTTG TTCCTCCAGCATATTATGCACATTTAGCAGCATTTAGAGCACGTTTCTATATGGAGCCAGATATGCAAGAGAATGACTCTACAGGTGGTGGTAACGGTGGTGGTCGTGGAGGATCGAAGGGAACTCGAGCAGCCGGAGAGTGTGGTGTGAAGCCACTGCCAGCCTTGAAAGAGAATGTGAAGAGAGTAATGTTTTACTGTTGA